The Aggregatilinea lenta genome includes a region encoding these proteins:
- a CDS encoding ABC transporter permease — MIERLSFFVRHSLNDLRVNRQRSFFAMLCIAAGVGAIVSLQTLGVMINETLTGSLQESNRGDLRVMPGDNWGNYIIEQEDSLESTVFTPAGIQRIQAWFDEHYPGSVITYRQALSGLGTGWSAYDLDRDTNKTLILGLIVDADLYPVYGQVRSLDGKPLDQLLQGPDDIVLSQNLAEPLEAEIGDAIRIAGASQPFVLSGIVPTDAEAGFRNSATGFLAGMFGFYYLDHSAIAQFGQTQPGLSGELYVRLADPEQVDQAQRRLQREFWSVNVASTSDLNEQNSTISEALDDLVVAMGLVSVLIGGIGIINTMLVIVSRRITEVAVLKTLGLKPNEITILFVVEALIMGVFGSLMGIALGWGLALITKGFAETFLGQSLAFELAPTPALNGFVIGVIITAVFGFLPTLAAGQIRPALVLRPSDMALPKAGRLSAFVALIVLVMALSLVAQGLMGDLLDGIPHLHTITMAIGAACGALIAIPLIASDYLSMRGRRRGRRWLPHVLGWLVVLAALPAGGAAFGNRVPALLLVTLTGVFVLYLYIILWLIVWAVGGGSLSEIRAGLLLFAVPLFWPLIPVLLAIVLPVWVLGRLIQRVAFVDLKIAMRGMLATKGRGASTLLALVIGIFTLSVITMLVDSITNTFEQLLEELSGGNAMVFTATGSNEMVDTLRTTLEAQGDHLRGYSIVAAYNSSLVSYYDASAGRNAHLQPWVAEFLNPINGRDITSNLPDAKFEAGRNLDPATDNRPNAAGYWPVVVQQYDPEVGGGPGLEFSLGDVLTLRPETGSAPLSFEVVGVIARSGISIEGSQIYAPLAAFEGVDPNEVTAVLDIREADLRPVRRALAEVPGVFMIETRFINDLVNRIVDQFTSFPILVAALSLFVGGFVIANSVALSTMERRREIAVMKAVGWQRERVLGMLLLENGLLGFIGGVIGVGISFVILLLLLYLMFQGELGDKIPYGIAFALMGLCILISLVAAIASVWTASGEKPLNTLRYE, encoded by the coding sequence GCGTGAATCGCCAGCGATCGTTTTTCGCCATGCTGTGCATCGCGGCTGGCGTCGGCGCGATTGTCAGCCTGCAGACCCTCGGCGTCATGATCAACGAGACGCTGACCGGCAGCTTGCAGGAAAGCAACCGCGGCGACCTCCGCGTGATGCCCGGCGACAACTGGGGCAACTACATCATCGAGCAAGAGGACTCGCTGGAGAGTACCGTCTTCACCCCGGCGGGCATCCAGCGCATCCAGGCGTGGTTCGACGAGCACTATCCGGGCAGCGTCATCACCTACCGCCAGGCGCTCAGCGGCCTCGGCACTGGGTGGAGCGCTTACGACCTGGATCGCGACACCAACAAGACGCTCATCCTGGGCCTGATCGTCGACGCGGACCTGTACCCAGTTTATGGGCAGGTGCGGTCCCTGGATGGCAAACCGCTGGACCAGTTGTTACAGGGTCCGGACGATATCGTGCTGTCGCAGAACCTGGCCGAGCCGCTGGAGGCCGAGATCGGCGACGCAATCCGCATCGCGGGCGCCAGCCAGCCCTTCGTGCTCAGCGGCATCGTCCCGACCGATGCCGAAGCCGGGTTCCGCAACTCCGCCACGGGCTTCCTGGCCGGGATGTTCGGTTTCTACTATCTGGACCACAGCGCGATCGCGCAGTTCGGACAGACGCAGCCGGGGCTGAGCGGCGAGCTGTACGTGCGGTTGGCCGACCCGGAACAGGTCGATCAGGCGCAGCGCCGCTTGCAGCGGGAGTTCTGGTCCGTCAACGTTGCTAGCACCTCCGATCTGAACGAGCAGAACAGCACCATCTCCGAGGCGCTCGATGACCTGGTGGTGGCTATGGGGCTGGTCTCTGTGCTCATCGGCGGGATCGGCATCATCAACACCATGCTGGTGATCGTCAGCCGCCGCATAACAGAGGTTGCCGTGCTCAAGACACTCGGGCTGAAGCCGAACGAGATCACGATCCTGTTCGTGGTGGAGGCGCTGATCATGGGCGTGTTCGGCAGCCTGATGGGCATCGCGCTCGGCTGGGGCTTGGCCCTGATCACGAAAGGGTTTGCCGAGACATTCCTGGGACAGTCCCTGGCGTTCGAGCTGGCGCCTACCCCGGCCCTCAACGGCTTCGTGATCGGGGTGATCATCACGGCGGTGTTCGGCTTCCTGCCGACGCTGGCCGCCGGGCAGATCCGGCCCGCGCTCGTGCTGCGTCCCAGCGACATGGCGCTGCCAAAGGCGGGCCGCCTGAGCGCGTTCGTGGCGCTCATCGTCCTGGTGATGGCGCTCAGCCTCGTGGCGCAAGGCTTGATGGGCGATCTGCTGGATGGCATCCCGCATCTGCATACCATCACCATGGCGATCGGCGCGGCATGCGGCGCGCTGATCGCCATCCCGCTGATCGCGAGTGACTACCTGTCCATGCGCGGGCGGCGGCGGGGGCGGCGCTGGCTCCCGCACGTCCTGGGCTGGCTCGTCGTGCTCGCAGCCCTGCCGGCGGGCGGCGCGGCCTTCGGCAACCGTGTCCCGGCACTCCTGCTGGTGACGCTCACCGGCGTGTTTGTGCTGTACCTCTACATCATCTTGTGGCTGATCGTCTGGGCGGTGGGGGGCGGCTCGCTTTCCGAGATCCGGGCCGGGCTGCTGCTCTTCGCGGTCCCGCTGTTCTGGCCTTTGATCCCGGTGCTGCTGGCCATCGTGCTCCCGGTGTGGGTGCTGGGGCGTCTGATCCAGCGCGTCGCCTTCGTGGACCTCAAGATTGCCATGCGTGGAATGCTGGCGACTAAGGGGCGCGGGGCATCGACGCTGCTGGCGCTGGTGATCGGGATCTTCACCCTGAGCGTGATCACGATGCTGGTGGACAGCATCACCAACACATTCGAACAACTGCTTGAAGAACTCAGCGGCGGCAACGCCATGGTCTTCACGGCGACCGGCAGCAACGAGATGGTTGACACGCTGCGCACGACGCTGGAAGCACAAGGCGACCATCTGCGCGGCTATTCGATCGTCGCTGCCTACAACAGCAGCCTCGTGAGCTACTACGATGCGAGCGCGGGACGCAACGCGCACCTGCAGCCCTGGGTGGCGGAGTTCCTCAACCCGATCAACGGGCGCGACATCACCTCCAATCTGCCTGACGCGAAGTTTGAGGCGGGCCGCAACCTGGACCCTGCAACCGATAACCGGCCAAACGCCGCGGGATACTGGCCCGTGGTCGTCCAGCAGTATGACCCGGAAGTCGGGGGCGGGCCGGGGCTAGAGTTCAGCCTGGGTGACGTCCTCACGCTGCGCCCCGAAACGGGCAGCGCGCCACTGTCCTTCGAGGTGGTGGGCGTGATCGCACGGTCCGGTATCTCCATCGAGGGGTCACAGATCTACGCGCCGCTGGCGGCATTCGAGGGTGTTGATCCCAACGAAGTGACCGCCGTGCTGGACATCCGTGAGGCCGATCTGCGCCCGGTCCGGCGCGCGCTGGCCGAGGTCCCCGGTGTGTTCATGATCGAGACGCGCTTCATCAACGACCTGGTGAACCGCATCGTGGATCAGTTCACCTCGTTTCCGATCCTGGTGGCGGCTCTGTCGCTGTTCGTGGGCGGCTTCGTCATCGCCAACTCCGTCGCGCTCTCCACGATGGAACGGCGCCGCGAGATAGCCGTGATGAAGGCCGTCGGCTGGCAGCGCGAGCGTGTGCTGGGCATGCTCCTGCTTGAAAATGGGCTGCTGGGCTTCATCGGAGGGGTGATTGGCGTAGGCATCAGCTTTGTGATCCTGCTGCTGCTCCTCTACCTGATGTTCCAGGGCGAATTGGGCGATAAGATCCCCTATGGGATCGCCTTCGCACTGATGGGGCTGTGCATCCTGATCTCGCTGGTGGCCGCCATTGCCTCAGTCTGGACTGCCTCCGGCGAAAAGCCGCTCAACACCCTGCGATACGAATGA
- a CDS encoding site-specific integrase has translation MCPVDFVILETAQMDFVEPIRDRKKISQIKNTLRGEGRVRDLLLFVVGINSALRVSDLLQLRVGCFLDAGREVRPSFVIREEKRGKRQEVVINRSIGEALAEYRAAYPEVEQDLDHYVFFNTRTGDYTAPIGRKQAWAIISEVCGAVGLRGNYGTHTLRKTWGYHARMNGVDLALIMHMLNHSDLAYTKRYLGITDEELGEVVRRLNL, from the coding sequence ATGTGTCCGGTAGATTTCGTCATTTTGGAGACCGCTCAAATGGACTTCGTCGAGCCGATTCGGGACCGGAAAAAGATTAGTCAGATCAAGAACACCCTGCGCGGCGAGGGTCGGGTCCGCGACCTGCTGCTGTTCGTGGTCGGCATCAACAGCGCGCTGCGGGTCTCGGACCTGCTGCAGCTGCGGGTAGGGTGTTTTCTGGATGCGGGGCGTGAGGTGCGGCCCAGCTTCGTGATCCGGGAGGAAAAGCGCGGCAAGCGCCAGGAGGTGGTCATCAACCGCAGCATCGGGGAGGCACTGGCCGAGTACCGGGCCGCGTATCCCGAGGTCGAGCAGGACCTCGACCACTACGTCTTCTTCAACACGCGCACGGGCGACTACACTGCGCCGATTGGCCGCAAGCAGGCCTGGGCCATTATCTCAGAGGTGTGTGGGGCCGTGGGCTTGCGGGGCAACTACGGCACGCACACCCTGCGCAAGACCTGGGGCTACCACGCCCGCATGAACGGCGTGGACTTGGCACTGATCATGCACATGCTCAACCACAGCGACCTCGCGTATACCAAAAGGTATCTGGGCATTACGGATGAGGAGCTGGGGGAGGTCGTTAGACGTTTAAATCTGTAG
- a CDS encoding Uma2 family endonuclease, with product MVQTHNTTLEEYLRFIALPENDGRRFEYVEGEITEVVSNNYCSLIAARILGRVIAYVEDRDLGYIMGADGGFQVGEDRYIPDVSFISKKRQLTPPHDTFNPNPPDLAVEVLSPTDRPRIVRTKIHNYTAAGTVVWVVDPEAKMVEVYTSGQPAKTLHLNDTLDGGAVLPGFTLAMRDIFAE from the coding sequence ATGGTCCAGACGCATAACACCACCCTTGAGGAGTATTTACGGTTTATAGCTCTGCCGGAGAATGACGGCCGGCGCTTTGAATACGTCGAGGGGGAAATCACTGAGGTGGTCAGCAATAACTACTGCTCTCTGATCGCCGCACGGATCTTGGGCCGGGTGATAGCCTATGTTGAGGACCGGGACCTGGGTTACATTATGGGCGCTGACGGCGGCTTTCAGGTGGGCGAAGATCGCTACATCCCGGATGTGAGCTTCATCTCCAAGAAACGACAGCTCACTCCGCCTCACGACACCTTCAACCCCAACCCGCCTGATCTAGCTGTTGAAGTGCTCTCTCCAACCGACAGGCCAAGAATAGTTCGGACCAAGATCCACAACTACACAGCCGCTGGGACGGTCGTTTGGGTGGTTGACCCAGAGGCGAAAATGGTTGAGGTCTATACCTCCGGCCAGCCGGCCAAGACGCTGCACCTAAACGATACGCTCGACGGTGGCGCTGTGCTGCCCGGCTTCACCCTGGCGATGAGGGATATCTTCGCAGAGTAG
- a CDS encoding DUF4256 domain-containing protein, whose amino-acid sequence MPKGSGKPIPKVKVKKELPSDKGETLLKTLKDRFEKNMNRHKGLNWAKVQAKLEANTEKLKALHAMESTGGEPDVVSYDNKSDEYIFYDCSEQSPDRRSICYDKEGQQEREKKGVHPAGNAVDLAAAMGIELLSEDQYRELQKLGEFDTKTESWIQTPPDIRELGGAIFACHRYGHIFVFHNSAPSFYAARGFRGSLRV is encoded by the coding sequence ATGCCTAAAGGAAGTGGTAAACCTATTCCGAAGGTCAAGGTAAAAAAAGAGTTGCCATCGGACAAGGGTGAGACACTACTAAAAACATTGAAGGACCGTTTTGAGAAAAACATGAACCGCCATAAGGGGCTTAACTGGGCGAAAGTACAGGCAAAGCTGGAAGCGAATACTGAAAAACTGAAGGCACTGCATGCCATGGAAAGTACTGGCGGTGAACCGGATGTTGTTAGTTATGACAATAAGTCGGATGAGTACATTTTCTATGATTGTTCAGAGCAAAGTCCAGACCGCAGAAGTATCTGTTACGACAAAGAAGGGCAGCAAGAAAGAGAAAAGAAAGGTGTGCATCCAGCAGGTAACGCTGTTGATCTCGCAGCCGCTATGGGCATCGAGCTTTTGAGTGAAGATCAATATCGAGAGTTGCAGAAACTCGGCGAATTTGACACGAAAACGGAGAGCTGGATACAAACGCCTCCTGATATTAGAGAACTTGGTGGTGCCATCTTTGCTTGTCATCGCTACGGCCATATCTTTGTGTTTCATAATAGTGCGCCTTCCTTCTATGCCGCCAGGGGGTTCCGAGGTTCGCTCAGGGTCTAA
- a CDS encoding dihydrofolate reductase family protein, whose translation MPELLVDFITSLDGYGAAEGWPGWWGVQGPEYLSWLGEQSEHDYTILMGANTYRLMYGFTSQSGTSESDLGSEEEASMTELTNASKVVFSSTLQSPLPWANTRLISEDAVEAVRKMKQEGDSPLTTLGSVSLCRSLLKAGLVDRFRVVIFPVITGSTGTDRIYDGYPDVALDMVSSRTFDGRIQLLEYIPRVLAGPPDAHNGS comes from the coding sequence ATGCCGGAACTGTTAGTGGACTTCATCACATCTCTGGACGGCTACGGGGCCGCTGAAGGATGGCCCGGCTGGTGGGGAGTTCAAGGCCCCGAATATCTCAGCTGGCTTGGTGAGCAGTCTGAACACGACTACACGATCTTGATGGGAGCGAACACGTACCGGTTGATGTACGGATTCACTTCTCAATCTGGTACATCGGAATCGGATCTGGGAAGCGAAGAAGAAGCCAGCATGACTGAGCTTACCAATGCATCCAAGGTGGTCTTCTCCTCGACGCTACAGTCCCCGCTGCCGTGGGCCAATACTCGGCTCATCAGCGAAGATGCGGTCGAGGCTGTGAGAAAGATGAAGCAGGAAGGCGACAGCCCTTTGACCACCCTCGGCAGCGTCAGCTTGTGCCGGTCGCTGCTCAAGGCAGGTCTTGTGGATCGCTTCCGGGTGGTCATCTTCCCCGTGATCACTGGCAGCACCGGCACGGACCGGATTTATGACGGTTATCCCGATGTTGCCCTGGACATGGTTTCCAGCCGGACATTCGACGGCAGGATTCAGCTGCTTGAGTACATCCCCAGGGTGCTTGCCGGGCCGCCGGACGCGCACAACGGTTCCTGA
- a CDS encoding dihydrofolate reductase family protein produces MPELLVDFIATLDGYGATDAWPGWWGLEGPEFLRWLAEQPERDYTLLMGANTYRLSSELPPENSDQATFGDWLTNAPKVVFSSTLQPPLSWANTQLISGDAIEAVRQMKQEGDSPMRTVGSLSLCRSLLKAGLVDRFRVVIFPVINGSTGYDRIYDGYPDVALDMVSSRTFDGRIQLLEYVPRVLAGPPGAHDGS; encoded by the coding sequence ATGCCGGAACTACTAGTAGACTTCATCGCCACACTGGATGGCTACGGTGCCACAGATGCGTGGCCCGGCTGGTGGGGACTCGAAGGCCCAGAATTTCTCCGTTGGCTCGCTGAGCAGCCTGAACGCGACTACACGCTCTTGATGGGAGCCAACACCTACCGTCTCTCGTCCGAACTTCCACCCGAGAACTCCGACCAAGCTACTTTCGGGGACTGGCTTACCAACGCCCCCAAGGTGGTTTTTTCCTCGACGCTGCAACCTCCGTTGTCGTGGGCTAACACCCAGTTGATCAGCGGGGATGCAATTGAGGCTGTGAGACAGATGAAGCAGGAGGGCGACAGTCCGATGCGTACTGTTGGCAGCCTTAGCTTGTGCCGGTCGCTCCTCAAGGCAGGCCTCGTAGACCGTTTCCGGGTGGTCATCTTCCCCGTGATCAACGGGAGCACCGGCTACGACCGGATCTACGACGGTTATCCCGATGTCGCCCTCGATATGGTTTCGAGCCGGACGTTCGACGGCAGGATTCAGCTGCTTGAGTACGTCCCCAGGGTGCTTGCCGGACCGCCGGGCGCGCACGACGGTTCCTGA
- a CDS encoding dihydrofolate reductase family protein — translation MSRLRVNSFSISIDGYGAGPNQSLENPLGVGGEALHDWIVATRTFQQLYGDGGGTTGDDDEFVARGLNNIGAWILGRNMFGPVRGPWPDDSWKGWWGDRPPYHTPVFVLTHQPRESVAMDGGTTFHFVTDGIYAALDRARQAANGQDVRLGGGVATIRQYLEAGLIDELHIAISPMLLGSGEHLFANLDTVALGYHCTERVATAGAMHYVLTRNGIG, via the coding sequence ATGTCCAGGCTTCGGGTCAACTCATTCTCAATATCGATCGACGGATATGGTGCAGGACCGAACCAGAGTCTCGAGAACCCGCTCGGCGTCGGCGGCGAAGCCCTCCACGATTGGATCGTTGCGACCAGAACATTTCAACAGCTGTATGGGGACGGAGGCGGCACTACGGGTGATGATGACGAGTTTGTGGCCCGTGGCCTCAACAACATCGGCGCTTGGATTCTCGGGCGTAACATGTTCGGCCCGGTCCGAGGGCCTTGGCCGGATGACAGTTGGAAGGGATGGTGGGGCGATAGGCCACCCTACCACACCCCGGTTTTCGTGCTAACCCATCAGCCGCGTGAGTCAGTTGCTATGGATGGCGGCACGACTTTCCACTTCGTTACCGATGGCATTTACGCGGCACTAGACCGTGCCCGCCAGGCGGCCAATGGGCAGGATGTGCGGCTTGGCGGCGGTGTGGCTACAATCCGCCAGTACCTCGAAGCCGGACTCATCGACGAATTGCATATCGCTATCAGTCCGATGCTCCTCGGCTCCGGTGAACACCTTTTCGCCAATCTCGATACGGTTGCGCTGGGCTACCACTGCACCGAGCGCGTTGCCACTGCTGGAGCGATGCACTACGTTCTTACAAGAAACGGCATAGGTTAA